Genomic segment of Umezawaea sp. Da 62-37:
CGACGACTATGAGATGACGGAGTACGAAACCTGGAAGCGGTTGCCGGACTGCCCGGTCTGCGGCACCTCCACACCGACCGGTCCGCCTGCGACGCTGAAAACCAATCAGCTCGCCTGAGCAGCTTAGAGGCTCCGGCACATGATGATTACCTGAGGCGATGGGTGGTGGGACGCCCTTCCCACCGGTAGATCTGGCGGGCTGACCGGCGGGCGCGGTGGAGGTGACCGTGCTGCGACCCGACGAGCATGCACCAACCGCTGCTGCGTGAAGGATCTGCCATCTACAGGTCTTGACTGCGGTCGGCGTCGGGAACCAGAAGCGTGTCCGCGTGGATCAAGGCGTCGTCGGCGAATCGAGTGAGGTCGAGTTCGAGCAGGATCTCGGCCTGCACGACCAGCGCTCGTGCCGCTTCGAAATTTCCTCGTGGAGGCCACCCTCAAGGTGTCGTCGTAGGACGGTGAGCCGGGTTGGATCACGTGCTCCGGTTGAGGGTTGTGATCAACTCCCGGTTGGCCGTTCGCGCGGCTTCCAGTTCCTGATCGTGTTCTTGGAGCTGGCTAAGCAGGTCGACGACCAACTGCTCCAGTTCGGTAATCCGGTGTTGGAGCTGGTCGACGTCGGCTGAAGCGCCCAGCCCGGACTTTCGCCATGCCCGCTCGCCGAGCAGTTCGGACAGCTTGGTCTCCGACTGCCGGATGTGGGCGGCCTGCCGGATGGCCTGCCCTTGCGCATTGGCCAGGTCTGCCTGGAGTGGAGCCCGGCTGGCCATCGGCACCTCGCCTTGGGCCACCCCAGCCCATTGCCCCGTCCACACAGGGCGCCACGCTGCACCGCGACCTTGATGGCCGAACTCCCCCACCACTCGGGGGTGCGCTCGGCCGAGGTCGCGGACTTGGAGGTGGCCGACGTCCGCATGTCCGCCCGAAAAGGGCGCCTGATCATCCGAGGCAAGGGCGACAAGCGGCGGGAAGTCCCGATCAACGCCGCTTTGCGCGAACGCCTTCAGGCCTGGCTGGACGTACGGCCGCAGTGGCCCGGTGCCGAGTTCCCTTCGCTGCTGCTGGCCGAACGAGGCCACGGGCTGACCTCGCGCACCGTGTACGACGCACCGGCCTGGGCAGCGCCACACCCAGATGCAGGCCCAATGGTCATGAGTTAAGTGATCATCTGGCATGATGAGCCGATGGCGAGTCAGGGTGCCCGGGCTGGTGCGAGTCGGTTGATCGATGACGTGTCGATCGGGTTGTTGGCGACGGTGTTCCCCGATGTGATGGTCGAGGCCGCGTTGGACGACTGCGATGCCCGTGAGGTGCGGACGCGTGCGTTGCCGGCGCGGGTGGTGGTGTTGTTCACGCTCGCGATGTGGCTGCACCACGGCAAGGGCTATGTGCGGGTGTTGACCGCGCTGCTCGACGGGTTGCGTTGGGCTCGGGGCGGCTGGGACGGCTACCGGGTGCCGACGGACGGGGCGATCTCGTTGGCGCGGGGCCGTCTGGGCGACGCCCCGATGCGGGCGTTGTTCACCGCCTCGACGATCCGGGGTTCGGCTGCCGTGGTCCCGGAAGCGGCCTGGCGGGGGCTGCGCAAGGTCGCTGTCGACGGGACGGTCTTCGACGTGCCGTCCTCGACGCGCAACGCCGAGGCTTTCGACATCCCCGCCGGCGGGGTCCATCCCCAGGTGCGCCTGGTCGTGCTGGCCGAGTGCGGGACCTTGGGGCTGGTGGGCGCGGCGTTCGACTCGATCGGTGTGGGTGAGCGGGAACTGTTCGAGCGGTTGCTGCCCGATCTGGGTGAGGGCATGCTGCTCACCGCGGATCGAGGGTTCGCGTCCTACGAGTTGTGGGTGAAGGCCGCCGCGACCGGGGCGCACCTGTTGTGGCGGGTCTCGTCGGCATTCGCGTTGCCCTGTGTCGAGGCCCTGTTGGATGGCACCTATCTCAGCGAGTTGCGTGGGCGTCGTCGGGCGGAGCGGGTCACGGTGCGGGTCATCGAGTACTCCGTCGTGGACGACGTGGGTGTCTCGGAGGTGTTCGCCTTGATCACCACGCTGCTGGACCCGGTGGTGGCCCCGGCGTTGGAGTTGGCCCGGTGCTACGCGGACCGGTGGGATATCGAGGTGTTGTTCCGCCTGGTCAAGGTGGATTTGCGTGCGCCGGGCGGGGTACTGCGTTCTGGCACCCCGGTGCTGGTGCGCCAGGAACTCTGGGCTTTGTTGTGTCTGTATCAGGCGTTGCGGACCCTGATCATCCGGACCGCGGTGATCGCCGCCCTCGACCCGACCCGGATCAGATTCCTGCCCGCCCTCGATGCTGTGAAGGCCTCGGTCGGTCGGGCTTTTTCCCCCTCGTGACCTGGCCAAGGCGCTGGCGTTCTTCCTGGCGGACCTGCCCACGATGCTGATCAGGGAACGGCCGGAGCGGACCGCGCCGATCGTCACCACCCGTCCCAGCCTGCGCTACAAGACTCGAAGCCGAACCGACCCCGTAACGACCGTGGTCACTCGGACCATCGTGCTCCACCCCTGCCGCACACCACAGATGATCACTTAACTCATGACCATTGGATGCAGGCCAGGCTCGCACTTGAGTGCCGCGATCGCATCGGTCTCCCGCTCCATGGCCAGGGGGTAGCGCCCAGCAGTCCGGTAGTTGCGTGCAGGTGAAGAAGTAGCGGCCGACTACAGGTGTCAACATCGTTCAACCAGAAGATGACTACAGCGAAGAATACATAGCTATACAGCGTTCCTTACACATAGGAGGTAAGAATCGCTGCTCACTCGTGTAGTATTTGCTGTATGAGGGTTGTGAAGGCGATGGAGTTGCTGTCGGCTTACACCGCTGATCAGTGGGGGTTGGTCACCACCGCGCAGGCCAGGAAGGTCGGCGTGGACAGCGTGACCCTGCTGCGCCTGGGGGAGGCGGGTTTCCTCGAGCACGTCCGTCGCGGTGTGCACGCCGCGACCGCGGCGGGCGAATCCGCCCACGAGGCCGAGCGTGCCGCGTGGTTGTTGCTCAACCCCGCGGTGCCCGCCTGGGAGCGGCCCAAGCTCGACGTCGACGGTGGGGTGATCTCGCATCGGTCCGCCGCGCTGCTGCACGGGATCGGTGACCTGGTCGCGGAGCGGGTGGAGATCACCGTGCCCCGGCGCCGCACCACCCGCGACCCCGACACGAGACTGCGTGTCGGCCGCCTGCCCGACGACGACGTCACGTTGGTGGACGGCCTGCCGGTGACCACCGTGGAGCGCACCGTGCTCGACCTGATCGCAGACCACGTCGACGGCGGGCACGCCGGGCAGGTGATCCACCAGGCCGCACGCCGCGGACTGCTCGACCTCGACCGCCTCGCCCCCCGCCTGGGGGATTACTGCCGTCGCTACGGCGTGCGCGGCCGTGACGGACACGCCCTGATCGACAACCTGCTCGAGCAGGCCGGTATCGACCCCGCCCGTGCCCGGCCACAACCGACGCCCCCGACGTCGCCGTTGTCCAGCTGGTTGTCCGTGCGCGCGGCCGCCGGGTCTTCGCTGCCCGGTGCCCTGGGCATCTTCGACCGGAACGGCGCGCTGGCACGGATCATGGAGAGCAGTTCGGGTATCAGCGCCATCGCCGCCTCCAATCCGCTGCTGGCAGGTGGCCTCGGAAGTGCCGCGTTCGACGTGCTCAAGAGCAATGGGGCGTTCGGTGCGGGTCTGATCCCGTCCTCGGCGCTGGGCGTGCTGGGCGGCACCGGTATCCATGCTCTGCGGAGTAGCGCGTTCGATGCCGCGCGCTCGTCGCTGTGGTCGGACGGCAGCCTGGGGCGTGCCGCGTGGGCAGCCTCCGGGCACCTGCCCGTGAACCCGGCCGGTGACGACGGGGACGAGGGCAAGGACGGGGATCCGTCCGTGGAGATTCATACCGACAGCGACGAGGACACCGCCCGTTGATCACTGCCCCGGCGGAATTCCGCAGACGACTCAACACCGCGGCCAAGGCCCACGTCCGGATCCACGGCGGGTCGGTGCAGGACCTGATGGAGCGGTTCTACCTGAGTCGACTGCTGGCGCGCGCCTACTCCCACGATCCCCAGGGCTGGCTGCTCAAAGGCGGCCAGGCGCTGCTCGTCCGGTACACCGACGCCCGGCACTCCCGCGACCTCGACCTGCTCTACCGGCACGCCGATCGCGATCTCGACGACGCGGTGACCGCGCTGCGCACCGCCGCCGTTGAGGACTTGGGCGACCACGTGTGCTTCGAGTTCTTCGACACGACCTCCACCAGCAAGATCGGCCACGCCCGCAGGGTCCGCTTCACCCCGATCATCGGCACGAAATCATCGTCCGTGCTCGGCGTCGACGTCGTGGTCGGCCCGGCGCCGTTCGGGGAGCCCGTCAGCAGGATCCTCACACCGGTGCTGGCCGTGGAGGGCATCGAAGCCGGGCCGGTGGTGCGGCTCTACCCGATCGTCGACCACCTGGCGGACAAGATCTGCGCCATGCACGAGCGGCATTCCGGAGTGGCGTCCTCCCGCTACCGCGACCTGGTGGACATCCTGCTGATGATCCTGCGCGAGCCGATCGACGGCACCCAGTTGCGCACCGCGCTGCACACCGAGGTGGGGCGTCGTCGACTCCGCGGTACCGACATCACGTTGCCCCGGCGTTTCCGGGCTCCCGACCCCGTCTGGATCCCCGGTTATCGCGACGAGGCCAGGACCGTGGCCGGACTCGAGCGATTCCGCACCTGGGACGAGGCCTTCCCCTTCGTCTGTCGGTTCCTCGACCCGCTGCTGGCCGACCGGCCGCCCGGCACGTGGCGACCCGAGGCCGGGGACTGGCGCGGTCAGGACGGACCCGAGGCATAGTCGGCGTGACGGCCGTGTCTCGGGTCGCCGGGTTCCTGAAGGCATCGTCGAGCGCGGTCCGCGAGCACGCGCTGTAGGCGGTGTCCGCGGTCGACATCGGACCGAGGCCTCATGGTTCCGGGCCCAGCGTCGACAGCGTCTCGACGCTGAAGCACGAGCGACGTCTGTGGCGATCTTCATGGTGTGACCGATTCCGAACAGCAGCCCGCGCCCGAGCCGAGGCGAGGTTCGACACGAAATCCCATCAATCCGGATCTTCCGGACATGGTCGGGCAACTGTTGCGTGAGATGGAGAGGCTCGCTGATCACGCCGGGCTCAGCTTCCCCAAAGTCGTCGAGCGCATGTCGAGCAGGGGCCCGAGGGTGAACAAGTCCGATGTCACCAGGTGGCGGGAAGGCAGGAGCCTGCCGAGGGCGGACGACGCCGTTTTGTGGGCCAAGGTCTGTGGCGGCGAGGTGGATCACGTCGCCGTGTTGCACGCGCGGGCCGAGCCCGCGTTCGAGGAATGGAAGAAGAACTCGGATCGACGCCGTCGGAGCGGCGGTTCGTCCGTGGCCGATGCGGCACCCAAGGTCTCCGCGGGTAGGGCTGTCTCGCCTGCCACGGACACTGTCGGGCAGGCCGGTGGCCTCCGGTGGCGGTGGGTCGTGACCGTCTGTGCGATCGCGGTGCTGTTGGTCGGAGTGCTGGTGTGGTTCGAGGTCGCCGCCGAGCACGACCTATCGTCACCGGCGGTTTTCACGGCGGAATCGTGTAGTTGGCCGCAGCGGCCGCTGCCGCCGATCACCTGGACGGCGCCCAGCGGGACGCGACGGCAGGTACCCCTGATGTACAAGGTGCCCAGCGGCCCCGACTCGACCGATGTCGTCGTCGAGGCCGGCGGGTCGGTACTGCAGCCGTTCGTGGCCACGGCCCCACGCATCGACCAGGTGGCGGCGATCATCGGGATCGACTCGCAGCGTGCCGATGACCGTGCGCGCCACCCGATTCGATTCGAGGTCGTCGAGCCGGGCCAGGCAGGGACGCCACCGCGACTGCTCGGTCAAGGCCGGGCCGAGGTCACACAGGACAACGTCAACAAGGACCTGCCTGTCACGGTCGACGTGACGGTGACACCCGGCCGGCTGTACGTGCTTCGTGTGGTCAACGAGGCGGATGTCGACCCGATCGGGATCTACATGAACCGACTGCGCGGGAACGGCCGCAGCGTGGCATACGACGCCGACGGCTGCGTGATCGGCGGCATCCTCCCGTTCGATGCGGCGGGGTGGGTGTTGTCCGGGTTCGTCTCGGCCACCTCATAGCCTCAACCGACCCCGGTCGCATGGTTGCCGAAACCGGATGCAACCGCAGGTCAGCGGACTGCGAAAAGCCTTGTAACCAGAAACCGGTGGGCGTCGGCTGGGGAAGAAAACACGATGTGGTCATCCACTCACCGCATTTGGCAGGAGAGCCGAGATGACAGCAACCTGGAATGACCCGAGCACAACTTCGCAACGGCCGACACGGACGTCCCGATCGTCAGCGGCCACCATCATGACGATCCTCGCGTTCGTGACGACGATGCTCGGGGTGTCACTGGTCCGAGCCAATCCGGCCGCGGCGGCCTTACCCGGCTGCCTCGCCGGAGAGATCGTCGACGTGACCGCCACCCCGTCGGGAAACGGCTACACCCTGGTCGGCGGTGACGGCGGAGTGTTCAACTTCGGCGACAGCCGGTTTCAGGGGTCGATGGGCGGCAAGCCGCTGAACAAGCCGATGGTGGCCATCGCGTCCACCGCCTCCGGCGCCGGCTATTGGGAGATCGCCGCCGACGGGGGAGTCTTCGCCTTCGGCGACGCGATGCCGCCGGCGGACAACCCGCTGCCCGGCATGCAACTCATCGCCCCCGTGGTCGACGTCGCACGCGTCGGCGCGCAGGGTCTGCTCCTGGTCGCCGGTGATGGCGGGGTGTTCGCCCTCGGCGGTGCCCGGCACTACGGATCGATGGCCGGACGGCCCCTCAACGCCCCGATGGTCGACATCGTGACCAGCCCCACCGGCAACGGCTACGCCACGATCGCCGCCGACGGGGGAGTCTTCGCCTTCGGCGACTACCAGGGCCCGGCCGACAACCCGGTGCCCGGCATGGCCGCCCGCGGTCAACTGCGCCAACCCATCACCGGCGCCGCCCGGCACGGCTCCGGCTTCGGGCTGATCCTGGTCGGCGGTGACGGCGGCACCTTCGCACTGGGCGGGGCCACGTTCATCGGCTCGGCAGCCAACCTCACCCTGGCCAAGCCGATCTCCGGCATCGCCCTCGACTCCGCCGGCACAGCCCAGTGGCTGACCGGTAGGGACGGCGGCGTGTTCGCCTACGGCCCAGGCAACCCGTTCATGGGCAACGCGGTGAGCAACGGCAACTGCTCTAGCACACCGGCCACCACCACCGGTGTCAAGATCGTGCAGTACGCCAAGGACATCCGTGACGGCAAGCCCGTCACTCCCTGGCAGGGCGGTGCGGTGCCCTACTCGTGGGGTGGCGGCCACGGCACGATCGCCGGTCCGTCGGCGGGTACCTGCATCGGCTACACCGGAAGTGCCCAGCCATGCCCGGCTGAGCGCACCAAGGGCGTGGACTGCTCAGGGTTCACCCGTTGGGTCTACAAGCTGGCCTACGGCACCGATGTGTTCGGCGGCGTCAACACCAATGGCCAACTCGCCCGGATGAAGAAGGTCACCTCACCTCTACCCGGTGACCTCGTCTTCTTCGGCGCCAGCGCCAGCAACACCACCCACGTCGGCGTCTACATCGGCAACGGCCGCATGATCGAAGCCCCGAACACAGGCTCCGACGTCAAGGAAAACCCGGTCTCCAGCCACCCCAAGCTGGTCGGCTACTACCGGTACTAGCCCCTCGGGACACGATGTCGGAGGGGTGTGGTCACCCGCGTGATCTCCGACGCCGCGGAAGGCAGCCAATTCGACCGGCTGCCTTCCGCAGTTCGTGTTCGAGGCCTTGTCGGCTCCGGTCGCCCGCGGAACGGGATGGTGGGCTCTTGCTACCGGCACCGGCTCAGTCCGGCCATTGCGATCGCGGGCCACGCTCCCACGGTGGGGTGCCATGGTGGCATCGACATCGGATCTCGTATCTGTGCACAGTCACGGTCCTATCGGGTGCCGGTGACACATTTGAAGAACGCGCCCGTCGCCGCATGGCGGCCGAGGTCGAGCAAGGGCAAACAAGCCGGTGACCCGGCGGGGCACCGGCGTGAGAGGGCCAGCGGCAGGTGCCCATGCCGAGCATCGTCGTAAGCAGCACGACATCCATCCGTGTGGTCGGGTTTCGGGAGCCGGTCACGGTGCACCGGGACGTATGGGCCACTGGTTGCCGTACTCCCGACATCGACATCTGGAGAGTGGCTGCCGACGATCCATCTAGAAGAGGGGGTATTTGTTGAACGCAAAAATAGGGTTTGGGCTGCGGCCAAAAGAGTGGTCTTCTTCGCCGTGGGTGACCGATAAGCGTTGCGGGCTATGTCATGTCCGGCAGAGGACGGTCTCTGCGGATCAGCATTGCTGTGGGTGACCCTGTTCCTCGCACAGTCCGTATCCCAACCGGGTGGTGACCAACCAATCGAACCCCTGGGTCGATCGTTGCGCTGACCGCCGATGATCATCAAAGCTGCTGACATGGTTTGACCAGGGGCTATGGCTGGTAGCGACTGGTAATCCCAGATTTTTTAGCGCGGCCGGCCCGGTCTCGCCATGGTCGAGGGGCTGACCGGCGATCTCCACTTCGGGGGCGGCCCTCGTCGGGATCATGCAAGGCTTTACCGTTTGCGCGTGAGCGACGTGCGCCTGTTCTACATTGACGATTCCGGGGCCCAGACGTCGAACCTGGCGGTGTACGGCTGGGTGGAGCTATTGGTACCGGACTGGCGGCCTGCCCTGCGGTCGTGGTTGAACTGGCGCAAAGCTCTCAACGACTCGGTCGGGCTGCCTGCCAGCTACGAGTTGCACGCGACCAAGTTCGCCAACGGCCGCGGGCGCCCCACAGGAACCGGATGGGACCACCGCAAGGCGAATAGGTCCCAGTTCATGGTCGATGCGCTGTCGATGATCTCTGAGATGCCCGGTGTACGCACCGGTGCGGTCTGCCGCGACACGACGGGAAAACGGTTCTCCGAGGCCAAAGCCATGCTCTACAGCGACTTGGTCGCCATGCTCGACGGTCGTCTCGTCGACGCTGGACAACATGGCTTCGTGATCATGGATGGTGACGGTACGGACCCGTCCTACCGGCAAGCGCACCGCAACCTGAAACTGGACACGCGCAACCTCGTCGAGGATCCGTTCTTCCAGGGATCCCACCTCAGCCAATGGGTGCAGGTCGCCGACCTGGTCGCCTACGCCGCCTACCAGGCGGTGCTACGCGCACCCGGTAAGGAGATCATGTGGGAGTGGTACCCCAGTCTGCTGGGGCATGTCTGCAGCACAGGCGGGGGAGCTCGCATGATGTGACATCAGGACATAGACCTGCGGCTGCACCCAAAAAGAAGCTGGACCCGCTTACCCACGAGAGTGGGACGGGTCCGCTCCGACAGTGTAGCAAACTTTCCAGCCATACCGGCAGTGGCTTGTAAGCCTGAAGCGTGTCGCTGGCTACTTCGCGTGATGATGTGTGAGTCTACGGGTCTGACCTGGGATTATCGTAGATGAAGCTGCTGTGGCGTCCATGGAAAGGCCTGTTGCTCGTCTCTGTTCCGATGAGTCGATGCCAGTGCGTCAGTGGGCAGGGACGTGCCAGCGGGCGGCCAGGAGCGGTGGGGACGTGACATCCGCTGGTCAAAGGAGTTCGGATGCCCGTCTTCGCTGAGTTGTCGGGGTGGTGACTACGAAGTTACAGACTCTGTAATTTCCCTGCTCACGTATGGTTCTGGCTGTCCTCTTCGTCAGTTGCAACGATCAGTCGGAGATCGGTGCCGCAGAACACTCCAAGGGGAGCCGGTAGCGCGGTACTATCTTGATGGAGTTCCGCGCCGCGGGCGTCGAGCGAGTCGCAAGGCCAGGTGCACCTGGGGTATACCGGGACCCTGGCCTTACGCATGCCCGGAGATCGATTTGTCCTGGTCAGCAGCCCGTATCGACGTTCACCTCGTAGAGTCGATCAGCCAGCAGGGAACGGTAGACCGGTGCGCCGAACCGATGCGCCCGCACCGCGCCGGCCACGATGTCCGCTGCCCAGAATAGTGGTTCCTCGGCGCCGGCCTGGTGCTCCACTCGGAAATGAGTGCCCTTGGGCAGGGTATAGCGCGCTCCCGTCACTGTGGCAACGTCACGGGCGTTCAACGCCGCAGTGCGAGACTCGATCAACAGTTCCTGCACGCCGTAACTGTGCAGTTCACAGGTCAGGCGAGTCAGGCAGGCTGCCCTGGCCCGCTCCTGACGTCGATGCCGCACCGGGGAGCCGATGGTGACCACGTGCATACCCTCGACTTCGGCCAAGTCTCGGGCCGCTGTATGCCGATAGGCCGTGGTCATCGAGGTCCAGTGCAGCTTTGCGCCACGGGGACGCCCAGGAAGCGCGCGCAGCATATCGCGGACTTGATCATGGACCACGCTGTCGAACACGACAGCGGCAAGCACGTAGAAACCGGTGCCGTCGAGGCTCTCCTGGAACGACTCGTCAGCGAATGCTCGGGTTAACGAAAGCTGGGACTCCACCACGAGGGAAACGGTAGTCAAGTGGTGTAACCCCGCCCCTCTCGTTGTCTGCATGAGGACGTTCCGGTCACACCGCTAGGCGGCGTGGCCGCTTCGGTTGCCGGGGTCAGCTTCCACCCTGTCCTTTTGAAAATACGATAACCGCTGATCAGCCATGCCCAGGGTGCCCACCTAAGGCACGACTTGGAGCTCGGGGTCGCTCGAGCGCCGTTATGCGTACTCGACTGCCATTTGCATATCGTGGAGCTGCTGGC
This window contains:
- a CDS encoding NlpC/P60 family protein, with amino-acid sequence MTILAFVTTMLGVSLVRANPAAAALPGCLAGEIVDVTATPSGNGYTLVGGDGGVFNFGDSRFQGSMGGKPLNKPMVAIASTASGAGYWEIAADGGVFAFGDAMPPADNPLPGMQLIAPVVDVARVGAQGLLLVAGDGGVFALGGARHYGSMAGRPLNAPMVDIVTSPTGNGYATIAADGGVFAFGDYQGPADNPVPGMAARGQLRQPITGAARHGSGFGLILVGGDGGTFALGGATFIGSAANLTLAKPISGIALDSAGTAQWLTGRDGGVFAYGPGNPFMGNAVSNGNCSSTPATTTGVKIVQYAKDIRDGKPVTPWQGGAVPYSWGGGHGTIAGPSAGTCIGYTGSAQPCPAERTKGVDCSGFTRWVYKLAYGTDVFGGVNTNGQLARMKKVTSPLPGDLVFFGASASNTTHVGVYIGNGRMIEAPNTGSDVKENPVSSHPKLVGYYRY
- a CDS encoding IS4 family transposase; its protein translation is MIDDVSIGLLATVFPDVMVEAALDDCDAREVRTRALPARVVVLFTLAMWLHHGKGYVRVLTALLDGLRWARGGWDGYRVPTDGAISLARGRLGDAPMRALFTASTIRGSAAVVPEAAWRGLRKVAVDGTVFDVPSSTRNAEAFDIPAGGVHPQVRLVVLAECGTLGLVGAAFDSIGVGERELFERLLPDLGEGMLLTADRGFASYELWVKAAATGAHLLWRVSSAFALPCVEALLDGTYLSELRGRRRAERVTVRVIEYSVVDDVGVSEVFALITTLLDPVVAPALELARCYADRWDIEVLFRLVKVDLRAPGGVLRSGTPVLVRQELWALLCLYQALRTLIIRTAVIAALDPTRIRFLPALDAVKASVGRAFSPS
- a CDS encoding nucleotidyl transferase AbiEii/AbiGii toxin family protein — translated: MITAPAEFRRRLNTAAKAHVRIHGGSVQDLMERFYLSRLLARAYSHDPQGWLLKGGQALLVRYTDARHSRDLDLLYRHADRDLDDAVTALRTAAVEDLGDHVCFEFFDTTSTSKIGHARRVRFTPIIGTKSSSVLGVDVVVGPAPFGEPVSRILTPVLAVEGIEAGPVVRLYPIVDHLADKICAMHERHSGVASSRYRDLVDILLMILREPIDGTQLRTALHTEVGRRRLRGTDITLPRRFRAPDPVWIPGYRDEARTVAGLERFRTWDEAFPFVCRFLDPLLADRPPGTWRPEAGDWRGQDGPEA
- a CDS encoding DUF3800 domain-containing protein; this encodes MSDVRLFYIDDSGAQTSNLAVYGWVELLVPDWRPALRSWLNWRKALNDSVGLPASYELHATKFANGRGRPTGTGWDHRKANRSQFMVDALSMISEMPGVRTGAVCRDTTGKRFSEAKAMLYSDLVAMLDGRLVDAGQHGFVIMDGDGTDPSYRQAHRNLKLDTRNLVEDPFFQGSHLSQWVQVADLVAYAAYQAVLRAPGKEIMWEWYPSLLGHVCSTGGGARMM